One window of the Bradyrhizobium sp. NP1 genome contains the following:
- a CDS encoding SDR family NAD(P)-dependent oxidoreductase — protein sequence MPHPAMSKDHVAVITGGASGIGLAAAMRFAQLGMKVVIADLGAERLKAAEARLAAAGGAASIMTAEVDVSHPDQIAALEQAVQKRFGGTDILMNNAGIQPGSKMFGPPENWQRILGVNLWGVINGTQAFAPRMIERGRAGLIINTGSKQGITTPPGDPAYNVSKAGVKAFTEALQHELRNTPTCRISAHLLTPGFVFTALTSHGRTEKPAAAWTPEQTVDFMIERLDAGDFYILCPDNDVPRALDERRILWAAGDIVENRPPLSRWHPDYAGAFAAFAKGK from the coding sequence ATGCCTCATCCAGCGATGTCAAAAGACCATGTCGCCGTGATCACCGGGGGCGCCTCCGGCATCGGGCTTGCGGCCGCGATGCGCTTTGCGCAACTCGGCATGAAGGTAGTCATCGCCGATCTCGGCGCCGAGCGGCTGAAGGCGGCGGAGGCGCGATTGGCCGCGGCCGGCGGCGCGGCATCCATCATGACCGCCGAGGTCGATGTCAGCCATCCCGACCAGATCGCGGCGCTGGAGCAAGCGGTGCAAAAGCGGTTCGGCGGCACCGACATCCTGATGAACAATGCCGGCATCCAGCCCGGCAGCAAGATGTTCGGCCCTCCGGAGAATTGGCAGCGCATCCTCGGCGTCAACCTGTGGGGCGTGATCAACGGCACGCAGGCCTTTGCGCCGCGCATGATCGAGCGCGGCCGGGCCGGCCTCATCATCAATACCGGCTCCAAGCAGGGCATCACCACGCCGCCCGGCGATCCCGCCTACAATGTGTCGAAGGCAGGCGTGAAAGCCTTCACCGAGGCGCTACAGCACGAGCTGCGGAATACGCCCACCTGCAGGATCAGCGCGCATCTCTTGACCCCGGGTTTCGTCTTCACCGCGCTGACGTCCCACGGCCGCACCGAGAAGCCGGCCGCGGCCTGGACGCCGGAACAGACCGTCGACTTCATGATCGAGCGGCTCGACGCGGGAGACTTCTACATCCTGTGTCCGGACAACGACGTGCCGCGCGCGCTCGACGAGCGGCGAATCCTGTGGGCGGCCGGCGACATCGTCGAGAACCGCCCGCCGCTGTCGCGCTGGCATCCGGACTATGCGGGAGCCTTCGCGGCGTTCGCGAAGGGGAAATAG
- a CDS encoding glycoside hydrolase family 3 N-terminal domain-containing protein, translating to MAGLVGLVLALAALNKYDPYLIPLRGTGNAVIVVASLLVVALLIRRGVWRRGLGGRLLLLVWILPSVAMLLATTSYELGKRRVLSAQPSRAQILGRHFVVGYTSFGEVARLAEQGLIAGVYVTRHNIAAAGGTAEGLRSEIAALQQRRRSAGLPPLVVAVDQEGGIVSHLAPPLSALPALSTLAGLPADARAQKAEELGRTHGRELASIGITQNFAPVVDLKPDAEHNPLDFNTLIGERAISDDPAVVSDVAAAYVGGLEASGVTATVKHFPGLGRLRSDTHHFTAHLDTPREVLDVSDWRPFKDLLKGTRAQLMIGHVNLAAIDPDRPASHSRRVVDGLIRKQWNYQGVIITDDLVMGAVYHNDICTAVIEAFGAGVDLLLVAYDGATQFYPIFTCALDAAEAGKLDLAALRESEARLASRTRP from the coding sequence GGCTCGTCGGGCTGGTCCTGGCGCTTGCAGCCCTCAACAAATATGACCCCTATCTGATCCCGTTGCGCGGTACGGGGAACGCCGTCATCGTCGTCGCAAGCCTTCTGGTCGTGGCACTGCTGATCAGGCGGGGCGTCTGGCGCCGCGGCCTCGGTGGACGGCTGCTGCTTCTCGTGTGGATCCTGCCGTCCGTGGCGATGCTTTTGGCCACGACGTCGTATGAGCTCGGCAAGCGGCGCGTGTTGAGCGCACAGCCTTCGCGCGCGCAAATCCTGGGACGGCATTTCGTGGTCGGCTACACTTCCTTCGGCGAGGTTGCGCGCCTGGCGGAACAGGGGCTGATCGCCGGCGTCTATGTCACCAGGCACAATATCGCGGCCGCGGGCGGAACTGCCGAGGGGCTGCGGTCGGAGATCGCAGCGCTGCAGCAGCGGCGACGCAGCGCCGGCCTGCCGCCGCTCGTCGTCGCCGTCGACCAGGAAGGCGGCATCGTCTCGCATCTTGCGCCGCCGCTGAGCGCGCTGCCGGCGTTGTCGACGCTGGCAGGCCTGCCGGCGGACGCTCGCGCGCAGAAGGCCGAGGAGCTCGGACGCACCCACGGCCGCGAGCTGGCGTCGATCGGCATCACCCAGAACTTCGCGCCGGTCGTCGATCTCAAGCCGGATGCGGAACACAACCCGCTCGATTTCAATACGCTGATCGGCGAGCGGGCGATTTCAGACGATCCGGCCGTCGTCAGCGACGTCGCGGCTGCCTATGTCGGCGGTCTCGAAGCGTCCGGTGTCACCGCGACCGTCAAGCATTTTCCGGGCCTCGGGCGGCTGCGCTCCGATACGCACCATTTCACGGCCCATCTCGATACCCCGCGCGAGGTGCTCGACGTCTCCGACTGGCGTCCCTTCAAGGATTTGCTCAAAGGCACAAGAGCCCAGTTGATGATCGGGCACGTCAATCTGGCCGCGATCGATCCCGACCGTCCTGCATCGCATTCCAGGCGCGTGGTTGACGGCCTGATCCGCAAGCAGTGGAATTATCAGGGCGTCATCATCACCGACGATCTGGTGATGGGGGCAGTCTACCACAACGATATCTGCACGGCGGTCATCGAAGCCTTTGGCGCAGGCGTGGATCTGCTGCTGGTTGCCTATGACGGCGCCACGCAATTCTATCCCATCTTTACCTGCGCGCTGGATGCCGCGGAGGCCGGAAAGCTCGATCTCGCGGCCTTGCGCGAGAGCGAGGCGCGGCTGGCCTCTCGAACGCGACCATAG